Proteins from a genomic interval of Musa acuminata AAA Group cultivar baxijiao chromosome BXJ1-9, Cavendish_Baxijiao_AAA, whole genome shotgun sequence:
- the LOC135593165 gene encoding homeobox-leucine zipper protein HOX11-like — protein MELGLRLGEAPAGRPFWSAEKTVTTKGGRGLGLMLGMGLRVGGGEEEQDEDGRVEEVAAAEEEGKDEGEERGSSEPPLQLNLLPLLPVPPQTSPQLRFPWATEIKTSDASMRGFDVNRAPSTEEAEEGTAAAAASSPNSTVSSFQMGFSALRCSVEMEESGGGAAALEKASSRVSDEEENGLARKKLRLSKEQSAFLEESFKEHNTLNPKQKLALAKQLNLRPRQVEVWFQNRRARTKLKQTEVDCEYLKRCCQTLTEENRRLQKEVAELRALKTSHPFYMHLPATTLSMCPSCERVATTTNSNSAAATDTAPAAADHRPNSFAALFSKPRSFSPGSQAPPAAPRQPSPVS, from the exons ATGGAGCTGGGACTGAGGTTGGGGGAGGCGCCGGCGGGGAGGCCGTTCTGGTCGGCGGAGAAGACGGTCACGACAAAGGGGGGCAGAGGGTTGGGCCTGATGCTTGGGATGGGGTTGAGGGTTGGCGGCGGCGAAGAGGAACAGGACGAGGATGGAAGGGTGGAAGAGGTGGCGGCGGCTGAAGAGGAGGGGAAAGACGAGGGGGAGGAAAGAGGTTCTTCTGAGCCACCGCTGCAGCTTAACCTTCTTCCTCTCCTGCCCGTTCCCCCGCAGACTTCTCCTCAGCTCCGGTTCCCATGGGCGACTGAAATCA AAACTTCGGATGCTTCGATGAGGGGGTTCGATGTGAACCGGGCGCCATCCacggaggaggcggaggaagggacggcggcagcggcggcgtcgTCTCCGAACAGCACGGTCTCGTCCTTCCAGATGGGCTTCTCCGCCCTGCGATGCAGCGTTGAAATGGAAGAAAGCGGAGGAGGAGCGGCGGCGCTGGAGAAGGCGTCGTCCAGGGTGAGCGACGAAGAGGAGAATGGGCTGGCCAGGAAGAAGCTCCGCCTCTCCAAGGAGCAGTCCGCCTTTCTGGAGGAGAGCTTCAAGGAGCACAACACCCTCAACCCG AAGCAGAAGCTCGCTCTGGCCAAGCAGCTCAACCTGCGGCCTCGACAAGTGGAAGTCTGGTTTCAGAACAGAAGAGCCAG GACGAAGCTGAAGCAGACAGAAGTGGACTGCGAGTACCTGAAGCGTTGCTGCCAGACGCTGACGGAGGAAAACCGCCGCCTCCAAAAGGAGGTGGCGGAGCTGAGGGCCCTCAAGACCTCCCACCCTTTCTACATGCACCTCCCGGCCACCACCCTGTCCATGTGCCCTTCCTGCGAGCGCGTCGCCACCACCACCAACTCCAACTCCGCCGCCGCCACTGACACTGCCCCTGCCGCAGCAGACCACCGGCCCAACTCCTTCGCTGCCCTCTTCTCGAAGCCTCGCTCCTTTTCCCCGGGCTCACAGGCCCCTCCTGCGGCGCCTCGCCAGCCGTCGCCGGTTTCCTGA
- the LOC135593166 gene encoding uncharacterized protein LOC135593166 isoform X2, which translates to MRIRKRPNPFPPPPLFPDPSVHFHPADGEDGRKDSNGGDRGRGRERLHSDADLEIDNLDRRPPQVPPACEPRRMSNGSSRKATVSAHRTNLGRVQVLRKKAKEEDGMVDTSNRWDAEVNSNSSSSAPVSAAEQVGDTAFLAKKKRGGNDYGCGNGGSEDTLEEKEKKPKGSGRAKMRNSSVDNSACSRVNGSDHARRESEVKEEEDEPMNGNVPNGKKRRSPAVLMEGSRCSRVNGRGWRCCQQTLVGYSLCEHHLGKGRLRSMTSVRGQLGTSTARSKRSSGGTTTIPEEEEEEKEKLWPQQYNAGEIKMEEDNEKASTLKRKKIGMVKARTISSLLDETNRPMPSLLSQPPQVAFMQTLDGREAMV; encoded by the exons ATGAGGATCCGGAAGAGGCCAAatcccttccctcctcctcctctgtttcCAGATCCATCAGTCCACTTCCATCCAGCAGATGGGGAAGATGGAAGGAAGGACAGTAACGGAGGAGATCGTGGGAGAGGTAGAGAGAGGTTGCACTCTGATGCGGATCTGGAAATAGACAACCTCGACAGGAGGCCTCCTCAGGTTCCTCCTGCTTGTGAGCCCCGTCGCATGTCAAACGGAAGCAGCAGGAAAGCCACTGTTTCTGCGCATCGGACCAACCTTGGTCGTGTGCAG GTGTTGAGAAAGAAAGCCAAGGAGGAGGATGGGATGGTGGATACCAGCAACAGATGGGATGCCGAGGTCAATAGTAACTCGAG CTCAAGTGCACCGGTGTCGGCAGCGGAACAGGTTGGAGACACGGCATTCTTGGcgaagaaaaagagaggaggaAATGACTATGGGTGTGGGAATGGAGGATCAGAAGATACGCtagaggagaaagagaagaagcccaAGGGGAGCGGGAGGGCGAAGATGCGCAACTCCTCAGTAGATAACAGTGCTTGCAGTAGAGTTAATGGGAGTGATCATGCGAGACGCGAAAGTGAGGtcaaggaggaggaagacgaaccGATGAACGGTAATGTGCCAaatgggaagaagaggaggagcccCGCAGTGCTGATGGAGGGGTCGCGGTGCAGCCGGGTGAACGGGAGGGGGTGGCGGTGCTGCCAGCAGACGCTCGTCGGCTACTCTCTTTGCGAGCACCATCTGGGGAAGGGAAGGCTGAGGAGCATGACCAGCGTGCGAGGCCAATTGGGCACCAGCACTGCTAGGTCCAAGAGAAGCTCCGGGGGAACCACAACGatcccggaggaggaggaggaggagaaggagaaactaTGGCCGCAGCAATATAATGCCGGTGAGATCAAAATGGAAGAAGATAACGAGAAGGCGTCAACTCTGAAGAGAAAGAAGATCGGCATGGTTAAGGCTCGAACGATCAGCAGCTTGCTCGACGAAACCAATCGTCCAATGCCATCTTTACTGTCTCAGCCTCCACAAGTTGCATTCATGCAGACGCTCGATGGTCGCGAGGCAATGGTGTGA
- the LOC135593166 gene encoding uncharacterized protein LOC135593166 isoform X1, which yields MRIRKRPNPFPPPPLFPDPSVHFHPADGEDGRKDSNGGDRGRGRERLHSDADLEIDNLDRRPPQVPPACEPRRMSNGSSRKATVSAHRTNLGRVQVLRKKAKEEDGMVDTSNRWDAEVNSNSSSSSAPVSAAEQVGDTAFLAKKKRGGNDYGCGNGGSEDTLEEKEKKPKGSGRAKMRNSSVDNSACSRVNGSDHARRESEVKEEEDEPMNGNVPNGKKRRSPAVLMEGSRCSRVNGRGWRCCQQTLVGYSLCEHHLGKGRLRSMTSVRGQLGTSTARSKRSSGGTTTIPEEEEEEKEKLWPQQYNAGEIKMEEDNEKASTLKRKKIGMVKARTISSLLDETNRPMPSLLSQPPQVAFMQTLDGREAMV from the exons ATGAGGATCCGGAAGAGGCCAAatcccttccctcctcctcctctgtttcCAGATCCATCAGTCCACTTCCATCCAGCAGATGGGGAAGATGGAAGGAAGGACAGTAACGGAGGAGATCGTGGGAGAGGTAGAGAGAGGTTGCACTCTGATGCGGATCTGGAAATAGACAACCTCGACAGGAGGCCTCCTCAGGTTCCTCCTGCTTGTGAGCCCCGTCGCATGTCAAACGGAAGCAGCAGGAAAGCCACTGTTTCTGCGCATCGGACCAACCTTGGTCGTGTGCAG GTGTTGAGAAAGAAAGCCAAGGAGGAGGATGGGATGGTGGATACCAGCAACAGATGGGATGCCGAGGTCAATAGTAACTCGAG CAGCTCAAGTGCACCGGTGTCGGCAGCGGAACAGGTTGGAGACACGGCATTCTTGGcgaagaaaaagagaggaggaAATGACTATGGGTGTGGGAATGGAGGATCAGAAGATACGCtagaggagaaagagaagaagcccaAGGGGAGCGGGAGGGCGAAGATGCGCAACTCCTCAGTAGATAACAGTGCTTGCAGTAGAGTTAATGGGAGTGATCATGCGAGACGCGAAAGTGAGGtcaaggaggaggaagacgaaccGATGAACGGTAATGTGCCAaatgggaagaagaggaggagcccCGCAGTGCTGATGGAGGGGTCGCGGTGCAGCCGGGTGAACGGGAGGGGGTGGCGGTGCTGCCAGCAGACGCTCGTCGGCTACTCTCTTTGCGAGCACCATCTGGGGAAGGGAAGGCTGAGGAGCATGACCAGCGTGCGAGGCCAATTGGGCACCAGCACTGCTAGGTCCAAGAGAAGCTCCGGGGGAACCACAACGatcccggaggaggaggaggaggagaaggagaaactaTGGCCGCAGCAATATAATGCCGGTGAGATCAAAATGGAAGAAGATAACGAGAAGGCGTCAACTCTGAAGAGAAAGAAGATCGGCATGGTTAAGGCTCGAACGATCAGCAGCTTGCTCGACGAAACCAATCGTCCAATGCCATCTTTACTGTCTCAGCCTCCACAAGTTGCATTCATGCAGACGCTCGATGGTCGCGAGGCAATGGTGTGA